The following proteins are co-located in the Spinactinospora alkalitolerans genome:
- a CDS encoding TIGR01777 family oxidoreductase, with translation MRIAITGASGLIGTALSRSLTDDGHDVLHLVRRPARTMAEVEWEPERGRVDLARMAGTEAVVHLAGAPIGPARWTRRHKRRIRDSRILGTRTLAARLASMETPPARLLSGSGIGFYGDTGTTVTTEEGPRGTGFLADLVAEWEAATEPAERAGVSVAHLRTGVVLARSGGLLGTVLPLFRAGLGGRLGDGRQYMSWIGLADQVAAIRFLLERPDITGPVNLSAPAPVRNADYTAALGRALGRPAVFAVPGFAMRAALGGFADEAALVSQRAVPQRLLAAGYSFRHGDVHSAISGILDGHRRA, from the coding sequence ATGAGAATCGCGATCACGGGAGCCTCCGGTCTCATCGGGACGGCGCTGAGCCGGTCCCTGACCGACGACGGGCACGACGTCCTGCACCTGGTGCGCCGCCCCGCGCGCACCATGGCCGAGGTCGAATGGGAGCCGGAGCGCGGACGGGTCGACCTCGCCCGGATGGCCGGGACGGAGGCGGTGGTGCACCTGGCCGGGGCGCCCATCGGCCCGGCGCGCTGGACGAGGCGCCACAAGCGCAGGATCCGCGACAGCCGGATCCTGGGCACGCGCACGCTGGCCGCGCGCCTGGCCTCGATGGAGACTCCCCCCGCACGGCTGCTGTCGGGGTCGGGGATCGGCTTCTACGGCGACACCGGGACCACCGTCACCACCGAGGAAGGGCCACGCGGGACCGGTTTCCTGGCCGATCTCGTGGCCGAGTGGGAGGCGGCCACCGAACCCGCCGAGCGGGCCGGGGTCTCAGTGGCGCACCTGCGCACGGGCGTGGTGCTGGCCCGCTCGGGCGGCCTGCTGGGGACCGTGCTGCCCCTCTTCAGGGCCGGCCTGGGCGGCCGGCTGGGAGACGGCCGGCAGTACATGAGCTGGATCGGGCTGGCCGACCAGGTGGCGGCCATCCGCTTCCTGCTGGAGCGGCCCGACATCACCGGGCCGGTCAACCTGAGCGCGCCGGCGCCGGTGCGCAACGCCGACTACACCGCGGCCCTCGGCCGCGCGCTGGGCCGTCCGGCGGTGTTCGCCGTACCGGGGTTCGCGATGCGCGCCGCGCTCGGCGGCTTCGCCGACGAGGCGGCCCTGGTGAGTCAGCGAGCGGTGCCGCAACGCCTGCTGGCGGCCGGTTATTCCTTCCGGCACGGGGATGTCCACAGTGCGATATCCGGCATCCTGGACGGTCACCGCCGGGCGTAA
- the lipB gene encoding lipoyl(octanoyl) transferase LipB, translating into MSESELVYAWLGEAPVPYEEGWELQRRLHERRVADQIPDTVIMLEHEPVYTAGKRTGKADRPLTDPGAPVVDIDRGGKITWHGPGQLTVYPIVRLSDPIDVIAYVRMLEEAIIRTIAEFGLSGERVEGRTGVWLDADPARGLTERKIAAIGCRIARGVGMHGFALNCDNDLSWFDRIVPCGITDAGVTSLSRELGRDVGAADVLPLVERHLADVLGARAHSRVEGVPELPGLPELIDA; encoded by the coding sequence GTGAGTGAGAGTGAACTCGTTTACGCCTGGTTGGGCGAGGCTCCGGTTCCCTACGAGGAGGGCTGGGAGCTCCAGCGGCGGCTCCACGAGCGCCGCGTCGCAGACCAGATCCCCGACACCGTGATCATGCTGGAGCACGAACCGGTCTACACCGCGGGAAAGCGCACCGGCAAGGCCGACCGGCCGCTGACCGACCCCGGCGCCCCCGTCGTCGACATCGACCGCGGCGGCAAGATCACCTGGCACGGTCCCGGTCAGCTCACCGTCTACCCCATCGTCAGGCTCTCCGACCCGATCGACGTCATCGCCTACGTCCGGATGCTGGAGGAGGCGATCATCCGGACGATCGCCGAGTTCGGCCTCTCGGGCGAGCGGGTCGAGGGCCGCACCGGCGTGTGGCTCGACGCCGACCCCGCCCGCGGCCTGACCGAGCGCAAGATCGCGGCGATCGGCTGCCGTATCGCCCGCGGCGTCGGCATGCACGGGTTCGCGCTGAACTGCGACAATGACCTGTCGTGGTTCGACCGGATCGTGCCGTGCGGGATCACCGACGCCGGGGTGACCTCGCTGTCCCGGGAGCTGGGGCGCGACGTCGGCGCGGCCGACGTGCTGCCTCTCGTCGAGCGGCACCTGGCCGATGTGCTCGGCGCGCGGGCGCACAGCCGCGTCGAGGGCGTCCCCGAGCTGCCAGGGCTCCCCGAGCTCATCGATGCCTGA
- the lipA gene encoding lipoyl synthase translates to MTIAPEGRKLLRIEARNSETPIEKKPPWIKIKAKMGPEYTELHSLVRREGLHTVCQEAGCPNIYECWEDREATFLIGGDQCTRRCDFCQIATGKPSALDRREPLKVAESVRTMELRYATVTGVARDDLDDGGAWLYAETVRKIHELNPGTGVELLIPDFNADPAQLAEVFGSRPEVLAHNIETVPRIFKRIRPGFRYERSLDVITKAREDGLVTKSNLILGMGENREEISQAMRDLHEAGCDLLTITQYLRPSKLHHPIDRWVKPEEFVELSEEAEEIGFAGVMSGPLVRSSYRAGRLYKQAVAKREAAVPTGS, encoded by the coding sequence TTGACCATCGCTCCTGAGGGCCGCAAGCTGCTGCGGATCGAGGCCCGCAACAGCGAGACCCCCATCGAGAAGAAGCCGCCGTGGATCAAGATCAAGGCGAAGATGGGCCCGGAGTACACCGAGCTGCACTCGCTGGTCCGCCGCGAGGGCCTGCACACGGTGTGCCAGGAGGCCGGGTGCCCCAACATCTACGAGTGCTGGGAGGACCGCGAGGCCACCTTCCTCATCGGCGGCGACCAGTGCACCCGGCGCTGCGACTTCTGCCAGATCGCCACGGGCAAGCCGTCCGCGCTGGACCGCCGTGAGCCGCTCAAGGTCGCCGAGTCGGTCCGCACGATGGAGCTGAGGTACGCCACGGTCACCGGCGTCGCCCGCGACGACCTCGACGACGGCGGCGCCTGGCTCTACGCCGAGACCGTCCGCAAGATCCACGAGCTCAACCCCGGCACCGGCGTCGAGCTGCTGATCCCGGACTTCAACGCCGACCCCGCGCAGCTCGCCGAGGTCTTCGGGTCCCGGCCGGAGGTGCTCGCGCACAACATCGAGACCGTCCCGCGGATCTTCAAGCGCATCCGCCCCGGCTTCCGCTACGAGCGCTCCCTCGACGTCATCACCAAGGCCCGCGAGGACGGACTGGTCACCAAGTCCAACCTCATCCTGGGCATGGGCGAGAACCGCGAGGAGATCAGCCAGGCGATGCGCGACCTGCACGAGGCGGGCTGCGACCTGCTGACCATCACCCAGTACCTGCGCCCCTCCAAGCTGCACCACCCGATCGACCGGTGGGTCAAGCCGGAGGAGTTCGTGGAGCTGAGCGAGGAGGCCGAGGAGATCGGCTTCGCCGGGGTGATGTCGGGTCCGCTGGTGCGCTCCTCCTACCGCGCCGGCCGGCTGTACAAGCAGGCGGTGGCCAAGCGCGAGGCCGCGGTCCCGACCGGGAGCTGA
- a CDS encoding DUF4191 domain-containing protein: MAKKPKDTQNSPAAGAKGKGGAEKPPGRFKQIGMVAKVVRQQSPKSIPIAVGVALVVLALAVLGGFLTGSWLYWLLLGVPVAFLVGFIVFTRSAQRIQYKMLDGQLGAGMAVLENMRGDWSVDAGVNANRNMDIVHRAVGRPGVVLVGEGDPQRLKPLIAAERKRVARVATTPIYDVQVGHGEGQVAIADLQKRMLKLPRNLDKAEVAELRYRLKALPAAMQMPKGPMPKGVKMPKGPRPQNR, from the coding sequence ATGGCGAAGAAGCCCAAGGACACCCAGAACAGCCCGGCGGCCGGCGCCAAGGGCAAGGGCGGCGCTGAGAAGCCTCCCGGCAGGTTCAAGCAGATCGGCATGGTCGCCAAGGTCGTGCGGCAGCAGAGCCCGAAGAGCATCCCGATCGCGGTCGGGGTCGCCCTGGTGGTGCTGGCGCTGGCCGTCCTGGGCGGCTTCCTCACCGGCAGTTGGCTGTACTGGCTGCTGCTCGGCGTTCCGGTGGCCTTCCTGGTCGGTTTCATCGTCTTCACCCGCAGCGCGCAGCGGATCCAGTACAAGATGCTCGACGGCCAGTTGGGCGCGGGCATGGCGGTGCTGGAGAACATGCGCGGCGACTGGAGCGTCGACGCCGGTGTGAACGCCAACCGCAACATGGACATCGTGCACCGCGCGGTGGGCCGCCCGGGCGTGGTGCTGGTCGGCGAGGGCGACCCGCAGCGGCTCAAGCCCCTGATCGCCGCCGAGCGCAAGCGCGTGGCGCGGGTGGCCACCACCCCGATCTACGACGTGCAGGTCGGTCACGGCGAGGGCCAGGTGGCAATCGCCGACCTGCAGAAGCGGATGCTGAAGCTGCCCCGCAACCTGGACAAGGCCGAGGTCGCCGAGTTGCGTTACCGGCTCAAGGCGCTGCCGGCCGCCATGCAGATGCCCAAGGGGCCGATGCCCAAGGGCGTGAAGATGCCGAAGGGCCCCCGGCCGCAGAACCGCTGA
- a CDS encoding RDD family protein, giving the protein MGNDDGRGGRGSADGVDDTGFVHRGNRLGLPETGSGSVPGMGRRLAAIFLDWLLSLAVTYALFGADTSAVANITLLVFAVSTIGLLTLFGTTVGKRMVGIRIAATGERPVPWPVAMAVRTVLLCLVIPAVIYDRDQRGLHDRAAGTVTLRF; this is encoded by the coding sequence ATGGGTAACGACGACGGCCGGGGCGGCCGCGGATCCGCCGACGGCGTGGACGACACCGGATTCGTCCACCGGGGCAACCGGCTCGGCCTGCCGGAGACGGGCAGCGGCTCGGTCCCCGGGATGGGGCGCCGGCTGGCGGCCATCTTCCTGGACTGGCTGCTCAGCCTCGCGGTGACCTACGCGCTCTTCGGCGCCGACACCTCCGCCGTCGCCAACATCACCCTCCTGGTCTTCGCGGTGAGCACCATCGGGCTGCTCACCCTGTTCGGCACCACCGTGGGCAAGCGCATGGTCGGCATCCGCATCGCCGCCACCGGCGAGCGCCCCGTCCCCTGGCCGGTCGCCATGGCCGTGCGCACCGTGCTGCTGTGCCTGGTGATCCCGGCCGTCATCTACGACCGCGACCAGCGCGGCCTGCACGACCGCGCGGCCGGCACCGTCACGCTGCGCTTCTAG
- the glnA gene encoding type I glutamate--ammonia ligase — translation MFSSADEVLTYIRDEGVQFLDVRFTDLFGGVNHITLPVENVDEDTFANGMMFDGSSIRGFQAIHESDMLLLPDFSTAVLDPFREFKTLNMTFFVHDPFTLESYSRDPRNVARKAEAYLKGTGIADTAFFGPEAEFYIFDDVQFETKANTGFYSIDSIEGAWNTGAARNGGNLGYRPRYKGGYFPVEPVDHYSDLRSRMVRALIDAGLPVELQHHEVGTAGQAEIGIEFGTLLQEADRVQLYKYIVKNVANAAGKTVTFMPKPLFGDNGSGMHCHQSLWKDGEPLFFDETGYAQLSDTARYYIGGLLKHASALLAFTNPTVNSYHRLVPGYEAPINLVYSQRNRSACIRIPLTGSNPKAKRLEFRVPDPSANPYLAFSAMLMAGIDGIKNKIEPPEPMDKDLYELPPEEATAIEKVPASLDEALDALEADHEFLLEGGVFTEDLLANYIDYKRTVEIDSLRLRPHPREFELYYDI, via the coding sequence TTGTTCAGCAGCGCCGATGAGGTCCTCACCTATATTCGCGATGAGGGCGTCCAATTCCTCGACGTACGGTTCACCGATCTCTTCGGTGGAGTCAACCACATCACCCTCCCGGTGGAGAACGTCGACGAGGACACCTTCGCCAACGGCATGATGTTCGACGGGTCGTCGATCCGCGGCTTCCAGGCCATCCACGAGTCGGACATGCTGCTGCTGCCCGACTTCAGCACCGCCGTCCTGGATCCGTTCCGCGAGTTCAAGACGCTGAACATGACCTTCTTCGTGCACGACCCGTTCACGCTGGAGTCCTACAGCCGCGACCCGCGCAACGTCGCGCGCAAGGCCGAGGCCTACCTCAAGGGCACCGGGATCGCCGACACCGCGTTCTTCGGCCCTGAGGCCGAGTTCTACATCTTCGACGACGTCCAGTTCGAGACGAAGGCCAACACCGGCTTCTACTCGATCGACTCCATCGAGGGCGCCTGGAACACCGGCGCGGCGCGCAACGGCGGCAACCTGGGTTACCGCCCCCGCTACAAGGGCGGCTACTTCCCGGTCGAGCCGGTCGACCACTACAGCGACCTGCGCTCCCGGATGGTGCGCGCGCTGATCGACGCCGGGCTGCCGGTCGAGCTGCAGCACCACGAGGTCGGCACCGCCGGACAGGCCGAGATCGGCATCGAGTTCGGCACACTGCTGCAGGAGGCCGACCGCGTCCAGCTCTACAAGTACATCGTCAAGAACGTCGCCAACGCCGCGGGCAAGACCGTGACGTTCATGCCGAAGCCGCTGTTCGGCGACAACGGCTCGGGCATGCACTGCCACCAGAGCCTGTGGAAGGACGGCGAGCCGCTGTTCTTCGACGAGACCGGCTACGCCCAGCTCTCCGACACCGCGCGCTACTACATCGGCGGCCTGCTCAAGCACGCCTCGGCGCTGCTCGCCTTCACCAACCCGACGGTGAACTCCTACCACCGCCTGGTGCCGGGCTACGAGGCCCCGATCAACCTGGTGTACTCGCAGCGCAACCGCTCCGCCTGCATCCGCATCCCGCTGACCGGCTCCAACCCCAAGGCCAAGCGCCTGGAGTTCCGGGTTCCGGACCCCTCGGCAAACCCCTACCTGGCCTTCTCCGCCATGCTGATGGCCGGCATCGACGGCATCAAGAACAAGATCGAGCCGCCGGAGCCGATGGACAAGGACCTCTACGAGCTCCCGCCCGAGGAGGCCACCGCGATCGAGAAGGTGCCGGCGTCCCTGGACGAGGCGCTGGACGCCCTGGAGGCCGACCACGAGTTCCTGCTGGAGGGCGGCGTCTTCACCGAGGACCTGCTCGCCAACTACATCGACTACAAGCGCACGGTCGAGATCGACTCCCTGCGGCTGCGCCCGCACCCGCGCGAGTTCGAGCTCTACTACGACATCTGA
- a CDS encoding copper chaperone PCu(A)C, with the protein MPGSRPAAAGRAPVVAAALLALGALAGCGSADSAEQPGSETSAATSPGPDIAVEGAAVRVPATPDVTAGYLVIDNTGGAADTLTGVRTDAAAEVQIHDTREEDGVMMMERRREVAVPAGETVELRSGGTHLMLMEPDGFEAGDTVELTLVFETSGEISVEAAVEDPMGGSTGMDGHRGHG; encoded by the coding sequence ATGCCCGGATCGAGACCCGCTGCCGCCGGACGCGCCCCGGTGGTGGCCGCCGCACTGCTGGCGCTCGGGGCCCTGGCCGGCTGCGGCTCGGCGGACTCCGCGGAGCAGCCCGGTTCCGAGACCTCCGCCGCGACCTCCCCCGGCCCCGACATCGCCGTCGAGGGCGCGGCCGTGCGCGTGCCGGCCACCCCCGACGTGACGGCCGGGTACCTGGTGATCGACAACACCGGCGGTGCCGCCGACACGCTGACGGGCGTGCGCACCGACGCGGCCGCCGAAGTGCAGATCCACGACACCAGGGAGGAGGACGGCGTCATGATGATGGAGCGGCGGCGGGAGGTCGCCGTCCCCGCCGGGGAGACCGTGGAACTGCGCAGTGGAGGGACGCACCTGATGCTCATGGAGCCCGACGGGTTCGAGGCCGGCGACACGGTCGAGCTGACCCTGGTCTTCGAGACCTCGGGTGAGATCTCCGTCGAGGCCGCGGTCGAGGATCCGATGGGCGGCTCCACCGGTATGGACGGCCACCGCGGGCACGGCTGA
- a CDS encoding SCO family protein codes for MRFSVPVVGGLALLTTLAACAAPAGPTGAGDDSPYNGTEIGGTFELPDITLTDTSGEDYNLREDSAGSTTAVFFGFTNCPDICPTTMADMAQAVQLLEPEQREGVDVVFVTADPDRDDTEVLRMWLDSFDSSFTGLTGETADIDSAAEELAVSIERPEDRTGNYQVGHGSQTLVFSPEGESELMWRYGTEPDAIAEDLRLLLEEA; via the coding sequence ATGCGCTTCAGTGTTCCGGTCGTCGGCGGGCTCGCCCTGCTGACGACCCTGGCGGCGTGCGCCGCACCGGCCGGACCGACCGGTGCGGGCGACGACTCGCCCTACAACGGCACCGAGATCGGCGGCACGTTCGAGCTGCCCGACATCACCCTCACCGACACCTCAGGGGAGGACTACAACCTCAGGGAGGACTCCGCGGGCAGCACCACCGCCGTGTTCTTCGGCTTCACCAACTGCCCCGACATCTGCCCCACCACGATGGCCGACATGGCCCAGGCCGTTCAGCTACTCGAACCCGAGCAGCGCGAAGGGGTCGACGTGGTCTTCGTGACCGCCGACCCCGATCGCGACGACACCGAAGTGCTGCGGATGTGGCTGGACTCCTTCGACTCCTCTTTCACCGGCCTCACCGGGGAGACCGCCGACATCGACTCCGCGGCCGAAGAACTCGCCGTCTCGATCGAGCGCCCTGAAGACCGTACCGGCAACTACCAGGTGGGCCACGGCAGCCAGACCCTGGTGTTCTCCCCGGAGGGGGAGTCCGAGCTCATGTGGCGCTACGGCACCGAGCCCGACGCGATCGCCGAGGACCTGCGCCTGCTGCTGGAGGAGGCCTGA
- a CDS encoding TetR/AcrR family transcriptional regulator, whose translation MNRHEAGHTDGRLARGRRRRSELIAATLRVVERDGVAGVTHRAVAKEAGVPASSATYYFATLDDLLVAALTAAADAYTRQLRRIVEGGTEDIDGMTELIAEVGETGRRRVLAEYELTLLAVRRPALRPIARRWMEMVADMARRHTDDPVAVRATVAAADGLCLQALLEEQAVTASDVRAVLRHVLRLD comes from the coding sequence CTGAACCGGCACGAGGCCGGGCACACCGACGGCAGGCTGGCCCGAGGGCGGCGGCGCCGCTCCGAGCTCATCGCGGCCACGCTGCGCGTGGTCGAGCGCGACGGGGTCGCGGGCGTGACCCACCGCGCGGTCGCCAAGGAGGCCGGCGTCCCGGCCAGCTCGGCCACCTACTACTTCGCCACGCTCGACGACCTCCTCGTCGCGGCGCTCACCGCGGCCGCCGACGCCTACACCCGCCAGCTCCGCCGCATCGTCGAGGGCGGAACCGAGGACATCGACGGCATGACCGAGCTGATCGCCGAGGTCGGCGAGACCGGCCGCCGCCGGGTGCTGGCCGAGTACGAGCTGACCCTGCTCGCCGTGCGCCGCCCGGCCCTGCGGCCCATCGCTCGTCGCTGGATGGAGATGGTCGCCGACATGGCCCGCAGGCACACCGACGACCCGGTCGCCGTCCGCGCCACCGTCGCCGCAGCCGACGGCCTGTGCCTGCAGGCCCTGCTGGAGGAGCAGGCCGTCACCGCATCGGATGTGCGCGCCGTGCTGCGCCACGTGCTGCGGCTGGACTGA
- a CDS encoding DMT family transporter, whose protein sequence is MTWLMLIGAILAEVTGTIALRFSEGFTRPVPSLVTAVGYLVAFYLLAQVLKQGMSIGVAYGIWAALGVLLVAVIGALFLGDTLTWVQVGGLVLVIAGVAALEMGGAH, encoded by the coding sequence ATGACGTGGTTGATGCTGATCGGCGCCATCCTCGCCGAGGTCACCGGGACGATCGCGCTCCGCTTCTCCGAGGGCTTCACCCGACCGGTGCCGTCACTGGTGACGGCCGTCGGCTACCTCGTCGCGTTCTACCTGCTCGCTCAGGTGCTCAAGCAGGGGATGAGCATCGGGGTGGCCTACGGGATCTGGGCGGCGCTCGGAGTCCTCCTGGTGGCGGTCATCGGCGCGCTCTTCCTCGGCGACACCCTGACCTGGGTCCAGGTCGGCGGCCTGGTCCTGGTCATCGCGGGCGTCGCCGCTCTGGAGATGGGGGGCGCACACTGA